A window from Populus trichocarpa isolate Nisqually-1 chromosome 3, P.trichocarpa_v4.1, whole genome shotgun sequence encodes these proteins:
- the LOC7458225 gene encoding hydroxyproline O-galactosyltransferase HPGT1 → MHTRGGSSSRGQSGLGFGSRVSSLLLAMFATMATIYVAGRLWQDAETRLHLVEELDERIGQGKSAVSVDDTLKIIACREQQKRLSAVEMELAAARQAGFVSNKLVDKGDGHSKKRILVVIGIITTFGRKKNRDAIRKAWMPTGAALKKMEDEKGIVLRFVIGRSANRGDSLDREIDNENRQTNDFIVLDGQVEATEEQPKKSKLFFIHAVETWDAEFYAKVNDDVYVNIDALGATLSTHLDKPRTYIGCMKSGEVFSEPTHKWYEPDWWKFGDAKSYFRHASGEIYAISRALAQFISINRSLLRTYAHDDVSTGSWFIGLDVKHIDESKFCCSSWATGSICAAV, encoded by the exons ATGCATACTCGAGGTGGATCAAGTAGCCGGGGGCAATCCGGTTTAGGATTCGGGTCACGGGTTTCTTCTCTTTTGCTAGCCATGTTTGCAACCATGGCTACAATTTATGTTGCTGGCCG TTTATGGCAGGATGCAGAGACTAGATTACATTTAGTTGAAGAACTTGATGAAAGAATTGGACAG gGGAAATCTGCTGTTTCTGTTGATGATACATTAAAAATCATAGCTTGCAG GGAGCAACAGAAGAGGTTATCAGCTGTTGAGATGGAATTAGCTGCAGCGAGGCAGGCAGGTTTTGTTTCGAACAAATTGGTTGATAAGGGTGATGGGCATtctaagaaaaggattttagttgttattggaATTATTACAACGTTTGGTCGAAAGAAGAATAGGGATGCTATTAGGAAGGCGTGGATGCCTACTG GTGCAGCcctaaaaaaaatggaggatgAAAAGGGCATTGTTTTGCGATTTGTAATAGGAAGAAG TGCAAATCGTGGAGACAGTTTGGACAGGGAGATCGACAATGAAAATAGGCAGACTAATGACTTCATTGTTCTC GATGGTCAAGTGGAGGCCACAGAGGAGCAACCAAAAAAGTCAAAATTATTCTTTATACATGCTGTGGAGACCTGGGATGCTGAATTTTATGCTAAGGTCAATGATGATGTTTATGTTAATATTG ATGCCCTGGGAGCAACCCTTTCTACTCACTTGGATAAACCTCGCACTTATATTGGGTGTATGAAATCAGGCGAAGTTTTTTCTGAGCC GACCCACAAATGGTATGAACCAGACTGGTGGAAATTCGGCGATGCAAAATC ATATTTCCGACACGCGTCAGGTGAAATTTATGCCATTTCACGAGCTTTGGCTCagtttatttcaattaacag gTCCCTTCTCCGTACATATGCCCATGATGATGTCAGTACTGGGTCATGGTTCATTGGGCTTGATGTAAAGCACATTGATGAATCAAAATTTTGCTGCTCCTCATGGGCCACAg GGTCAATATGTGCAGCTGTGTGA
- the LOC7497820 gene encoding probable inactive receptor kinase At4g23740: MEAKHILCFILLVGFVLFQVNADPVEDKQALLDFVHYLPHSRSLNWKESSPVCNNWSGVICSGDGTRVISVRLPGVGFHGPIPPNTLSRLSALQVLSLRSNGISGEFPFEFSNLKNLSFLYLQYNNLSGSLPFDFSVWPNLTIVNLSNNRFNGSIPYSFSNLSHLAVLNLANNSFSGEVPDFNLPNLQQINMSNNNLTGSVPRSLRRFPNSVFSGNNIPFEAFPPHAPPVVTPSATPYPRSRNSRGLGEKALLGIIVAACVLGLVAFVYLIVVCCSRKKGEDEFSGKLQKGGMSPEKVVSRSQDANNRLTFFEGCNYAFDLEDLLRASAEILGKGTFGMAYKAILEDATTVVVKRLKEVSVGKRDFEQQMEVVGSIRHENVVELKAYYYSKDEKLMVYDYFSQGSVASMLHGKRGGERIPLDWDTRMRIAIGAARGIALIHAENGGKFVHGNIKSSNIFLNSRCYGCVSDLGLVTITSSLAPPIARAAGYRAPEVADTRKAAQPSDIYSFGVVLLELLTGKSPIHTTGSDEIIHLVRWVHSVVREEWTAEVFDVELMRYPNIEEEMVEMLQIAMSCVVRMPDQRPKMTEVVKMIENVRQIDTENHQPSESRSESSTPPPLVVERES, from the exons ATGGAAGCGAAGCACATTTTGTGTTTCATTTTACTGGTggggtttgttttgtttcaagTAAATGCAGACCCAGTTGAGGATAAGCAAGCATTGCTTGATTTTGTTCACTATTTGCCACATTCTCGGTCTTTAAACTGGAAAGAGAGCTCCCCAGTTTGCAATAACTGGAGTGGAGTCATTTGCAGTGGAGATGGGACTCGTGTAATTTCTGTAAGGTTGCCTGGTGTTGGATTTCATGGCCCGATTCCACCAAACACTCTCAGTCGTCTCTCAGCATTGCAGGTTTTGAGCCTTAGATCCAATGGTATCAGTGGGGAGTTCCCTTTTGAATTCTCTAATTTAAAGAATCTGTCTTTTCTTTATCTTCAGTATAATAATTTATCTGGGTCATTGCcatttgatttttctgtttgGCCTAATCTTACCATTGTTAATCTGTCCAACAATCGGTTTAATGGGAGTATTCCTTATTCGTTTTCGAATTTGAGTCACCTTGCTGTTTTGAATCTCGCGAACAATTCGTTTTCTGGTGAAGTCCCTGATTTTAATTTACCAAATCTGCAGCAGAtaaacatgtctaataataatCTTACTGGTAGTGTACCAAGGTCACTTAGAAGATTCCCTAATTCAGTGTTTTCTGGTAACAACATTCCATTTGAAGCTTTTCCTCCTCATGCTCCACCGGTTGTTACTCCATCTGCCACACCCTATCCAAGATCTAGGAATAGTAGGGGACTTGGTGAAAAAGCATTGCTAGGGATTATAGTTGCTGCTTGTGTTTTGGGGCTTGTAGCATTTGTTTACTTGATAGTTGTTTGTTGTTCGAGAAAGAAGGGCGAGGATGAGTTTTCAGGGAAGTTGCAGAAAGGAGGAATGTCACCAGAGAAAGTGGTGTCAAGGAGTCAGGATGCTAATAATAGATTGACTTTCTTTGAGGGGTGTAACTATGCATTTGATTTGGAAGATTTGTTGAGGGCTTCTGCTGAGATACTGGGAAAAGGTACATTTGGTATGGCTTATAAGGCTATTCTGGAGGACGCAACCACAGTGGTTGTGAAGAGGTTGAAGGAAGTGAGTGTTGGGAAGCGAGACTTTGAGCAGCAGATGGAGGTTGTTGGAAGTATTAGGCACGAGAATGTGGTTGAACTGAAGGCGTATTACTATTCCAAAGATGAGAAGCTGATGGTGTATGATTATTTCAGTCAGGGGAGCGTTGCCTCCATGCTACATG GAAAAAGAGGAGGTGAGCGAATCCCTCTTGATTGGGACACCAGAATGAGAATTGCTATAGGTGCAGCAAGAGGCATTGCTCTTATCCATGCAGAGAATGGTGGGAAATTTGTCCATGGAAACATCAAATCCTCCAACATCTTTCTTAATTCTCGGTGTTATGGTTGTGTATCTGATCTTGGTTTGGTGACTATAACAAGCTCATTAGCCCCACCTATTGCTCGTGCTGCTGGTTATCGTGCCCCAGAAGTAGCAGACACCCGAAAAGCAGCACAGCCTTCTGATATCTACAGCTTTGGAGTGGTGTTACTGGAGCTTCTCACTGGAAAGTCCCCCATTCATACCACGGGAAGTGATGAGATTATCCACTTAGTCAGGTGGGTTCATTCTGTTGTTAGGGAGGAGTGGACAGCTGAAGTGTTTGATGTTGAGCTGATGAGGTATCCAAACATCGAGGAAGAGATGGTGGAGATGTTGCAGATAGCAATGTCCTGCGTGGTGAGAATGCCAGACCAAAGACCTAAAATGACAGAGGTGGTGAAAATGATAGAGAATGTCCGGCAGATCGATACTGAGAATCATCAACCTTCTGAAAGCAGATCTGAAAGTTCTACACCGCCACCTCTGGTGGTTGAAAGAGAATCCTGA
- the LOC7497821 gene encoding ubiquitin-conjugating enzyme E2-17 kDa: MASKRILKELKDLQKDPPTSCSAGPVAEDMFHWQATIMGPADSPYAGGVFLVTIHFPPDYPFKPPKVAFRTKVFHPNINSNGSICLDILKEQWSPALTISKVLLSICSLLTDPNPDDPLVPEIAHMYKTDRSKYETTARSWTQKYAMG, encoded by the exons ATGGCATCGAAACGGATCTTGAAAGAACTCAAGGATCTCCAGAAAGATCCTCCTACTTCTTGCAGCGCAG GCCCTGTTGCTGAAGACATGTTCCATTGGCAAGCTACGATTATGGGTCCTGCTGATAGTCCATATGCAGGGGGGGTCTTTCTGGTTACAATTCATTTTCCTCCAGACTATCCATTTAAACCTCCTAAG GTTGCTTTCAGGACAAAGGTCTTTCACCCAAATATCAACAGCAATGGTAGCATTTGCCTTGATATCTTGAAGGAGCAGTGGAGCCCTGCCCTCACTATATCTAAG GTGTTGCTTTCGATTTGTTCTTTATTGACGGATCCAAATCCCGATGACCCTCTGGTGCCTGAGATTGCCCACATGTACAAGACTGACAGGAGCAAATACGAGACAACTGCAAGGAGCTGGACCCAGAAGTATGCAATGGGTTGA